The DNA region GCCCCGGAGATCCCCCCGCCCTGCCCAACCAGGGCTACGGGCAGGGGTACGGCTATCCGCGGCCCGGCGTATTCGGGCCGCCGCCCCCGTCCCAGCCGCCGCCCGGCTGGTGACGGGGAGGCCGGCCGGGATCAGGGCCTGCCCGACCCTGATCCGCCGGACAGGCCCTATTCGGCCAGCCCCAACGACCGCTTCAGGAAGTCGACCTGAAGCAGCAGCAGGTTCTCCGCCACCTGCTCCTGCGGCGTCATGTGCGTCACCCCGCTGAGCGGCAGCACCTCGTGCGGGCGCCCGGCCGAGAGCAGCGCCGACGACAGCCGGAGCGAGTGCGCGACCACCACGTTGTCGTCCGCGAGGCCGTGCACGATCATCATCGGCCGCACCTGGTCGGCGACCTCCGAGAGGCCCTCGTCCGTGATCACCGAGTTGTGCGCGTACACCTCGGGCTGCTCCGCCGGGTCGCCGAGATAGCGCTCGGTGTAGTGGGTGTCGTACAGCCGCTGATCGGTCACCGGGGCGCCGACCACCGCCGCGTGGAAGACATCGGGCCGGCGCGTCACGGCCAGGGCCGCCAGGTATCCGCCGAACGACCAGCCGCGGATCGCGACCTTGCCGAGGTCCAGCGGGAACCGGTCCGCGAGGGCGTGCAGCGCATCGACCTGGTCGTCCACGGAGAGCACGAGATTGTTCTTGACCGCCTTCTCCCAGCCCGGGGTACGCCCCGGAGTGCCCCGGCCGTCCGCGACCACGACCGCGAAGCCCTGGTTGGCGAACCACTGCGACGTCAGATGCGGATTGTGGGCGGCGACCACCCGGCGGCCGTGCGGTCCGCCGTACGGATCCATCAGTACCGGAAGCGGGCCGTCCGACTCGTTGTACCCCTCGGGGAGCAGCACGGCGCACGGAATTCGCCGTGCGCCCCCCTCGGTGAGGCGCACCCGTGCGGAGAGCACCGGCTCCTCGGCATGGCTCGTCACGGTGGTGATCGGCTTGCCGTCCCGGAACACCTCGGCACGGGCTCCCGGCCGCTCCGGGGAGTGGGTGACCAGCACCGTCACCCCGCCCGCGCGGACCGCCGAGTGCACCCCGGCCCCTTCGGAGACCCGCTCGACGCCCAGCTCGTTGACCCGGTAGACGTGGGTCTCGCCGATCTCCGGTTCGGCCGCCTCCTCACCGGCCGTGGCCGACACCAGGATGTCCGACTCACCGATGTCCAGCACCGCCCGGAGCTGCAACTGTGCCCCGGTCAGCAGCCGGTCGCCGACCGCGAGCACCCGCGCCCCGCCCTCGTCCGCGATCCGCACCAGCCGGCCGTCCGGCGCCCAGGCGGGCACACCGGGGAAGATTTCCAGCCAAACCGGGTCCTCGTCGGCATGCACCGTCCGCGTCGAACCCGTCTCCGGGTCCACCGCGAGGAAGCGGTGGCTCCGCTGGTCGCGGGACTGCACCAGCAGCAGCGGCGCCCCGGCCGACGACCAGTGCACCTGCGCCAGATAGGGGTGGCGTGCCCGGTCCCAGACCACTTCGGTACGGGCGCCGTCCAGGCCCAGCAC from Streptomyces sp. NBC_01591 includes:
- a CDS encoding S9 family peptidase; the protein is MTSQQISFPRQHARTMRFTLGAPRSFTVSPDGERVIFLRSGSGTDRSGRLWVLDLPKDGAPKERVVADPVALLGGSAERLSAQERARRERSREGSSGIVGYAVDATAELAAFALSGKVYVAELRAGTARALPVPGPVIDPRPSPDGRHIAYVSKGALRVVGAEGDGDRALAEPDGDDVSYGLAEFIAAEEMQRSRGFWWSPESDRLLVARVDNSPVRRWWIADPAHPDRRPAEVAYPAAGTPNAEVRLFVLGLDGARTEVVWDRARHPYLAQVHWSSAGAPLLLVQSRDQRSHRFLAVDPETGSTRTVHADEDPVWLEIFPGVPAWAPDGRLVRIADEGGARVLAVGDRLLTGAQLQLRAVLDIGESDILVSATAGEEAAEPEIGETHVYRVNELGVERVSEGAGVHSAVRAGGVTVLVTHSPERPGARAEVFRDGKPITTVTSHAEEPVLSARVRLTEGGARRIPCAVLLPEGYNESDGPLPVLMDPYGGPHGRRVVAAHNPHLTSQWFANQGFAVVVADGRGTPGRTPGWEKAVKNNLVLSVDDQVDALHALADRFPLDLGKVAIRGWSFGGYLAALAVTRRPDVFHAAVVGAPVTDQRLYDTHYTERYLGDPAEQPEVYAHNSVITDEGLSEVADQVRPMMIVHGLADDNVVVAHSLRLSSALLSAGRPHEVLPLSGVTHMTPQEQVAENLLLLQVDFLKRSLGLAE